Part of the Nitrososphaerales archaeon genome is shown below.
TTGGAGAAGGCTTACCGCATGAAGCAGGAAGGTAAAGTACCGACTCTACCTCTATGGCTCTCGCCAACTCAGGTTCGCCTCATACCTGTATCCAATAAATATATGAGTAAAGTGGAAGAATTGGCAGAGAGGATCAAAGCTGCTCAAATACGTGTCACGATAGATGATCGAGAGGAGACTGTAGAGAAGAGGATCCGAGATGCGGAGCGTGAATGGATAAGGTACACAATCGTTATTGGAGAGAAAGAGCTCAATGCGATAAAACTCCCAGTAAGAGATAGAGTTAGCAGAAGTATAAGGGCATTAACGATCGATGAACTCATAAGTGAAGTTCGTGAACAGGTAAAAGGGAAGCCATTCATCGATGTACCAAAATTGATCTCTAAAAAGCCTTTATTCATCAGTAGCTGATCGTCATTAAATTCGTAACCACATCTTGAGATACAATCAAGTTTTCAATTTTAATTGTGTTTTTATGTTCAGTTAATCTTATTTTATTTTATATGTGATCTTTGCTTTGCCTTGTACAAATATGATAGGCATATAAGCTCCGCTAGTAACTTTGCTGCTACACAGGCGGTCGAACCGTTGTCATAAGGGGGTGAAAGCTCCATAATATCGAAGCCCACGATCTCTTTCCCCTCTAAAGTGTATAAAAGTTCTAAAAGTTGAAATGTCGAAATCCCCATGGGCTCGGGGTTGCTAACAGCGGGTGCATAGGCAGGGTCGAGTACATCGAGATCGATACTAACATAGACTTTACTAAACTCGGATAAGAAATCTTCAAGTAACTTTTGATGATTTTTTAACGTGTATAGAGAATTCGTGGATACGATGGTTAGGCCGATTTTATCAGCAATCCTCCATTCCTCACCCGATGCAGCCCTAGCCCCAACGATGATTGCATTCTGTGCACCCCTATTTTCGAGTAAACGGCGAAGGAAGGTTGCATGGCTCAACCTGAGATCGGCATAACTATCCCTAAGGTCCAGATGTGCATCGAATATCACCAATGCACAATCGTTCGGTAGTGCAGAGTATGCACCGAATGTAGCCGTATGCTCACCACCGAGCATTGCAAATGTTACCTTCTCAGAGACCAGCTCAGATACGACCTTCTCTACCGAATACACCATCTTCTCTACAGAGGTAGTATAACGAAGATTGCCCAGATCTTCGATTGTGAGCTCTTCTAAATCGATACCCAGCTTGGTAGAGTAAATCTCGATATTCATGAATGCCTCTCGAATCGCATTGGCACCAAACCTTGAACCAGGCCTATACGTTGAAGTGGCATCGAAGGGAACTCCAAAGACTTTAGCTATCGATGGTACACCTTCTCTCACCATCGTTATCAAAGGATCATTCGCCATGAAAAATTCTCTATACGTCATCTTCCTAACGCACCACCATATTTATAGTTACGAAGCATTTATAATTTAGGATAGTTCATTTAAATTTTGAACGACTCAAGATTCGTTGAGTTCGGCTTAAATCCTAGCGATACGCCCTTTAAAGGTGTGGGCAGTTTGTTAAACGAGTTCAAGAATAGAGCTTTAGAGCATAATTATGAAGATATGTTGAACCTTTTAGATAGCATCAAGGGATCTATCAAGAAGTTCTCAACACACGTTGTTGAGGGTGCATTGGTATATATTCAAAGTGATGATAGGTTGATAGTACTAGGTGATATTCATGGTGACCTTGATACTCTCGTTAGAATTTTAGAAGGTTCGAATCTGGATGAAATATTAAGATCGAAGGCGGGCCTAATCCTATTCCTTGGAGATTACATCGACCGAGGCCAATATTCGTTAGAAGTCCTTTACTTACTTATCAGCCTTAAATCCCTATATCCAGATAGAGTCATACTATTAAGAGGGAATCACGAACCTCCACCTAATCTTATACCCCATCCCCATGATTTACCTTATCAAGCAAGGTTAAGGTACGGTATAAGGGGCAGGGAAGTTTATAATGCACTCATGGATTTTTTCCAATACTTGCCAGCGAGTGGTGTAGATCTGAGGGGGGTCTTTTATGTGCATGGTGGTATTCCCATAAAAGCGCCTAGCCTCATTGAAATTTCAAAGGCTTCAGAAAATCTCAGCCTCATGGAGGAGCTTCTATGGAACGATCCTGTTGAGCATATCGATGAATGGGAACCATCCTTTAGAGGAGCAGGCTTCCATTTCGGTAAAAAGGTTACAGAATCTTTCCTTAAGAATAATCGTTTATCGTTCATCGTAAGTGGCCATAGACCGTGTGAAGGCTTTATGTTAAACCATGGTGGTAAGGTCCTCACAATCTTCTCTAGAAAGGGCGAACCGTACTATAACTCTAAGGTAGCGTACCTTGATTTACCCGCTGGAAGCATAAAAGGTGAAATTCAAGATTATGTAGTTTTGATCGAATAGATCATCTATTCGATTACTTCATCACAAAGCCTATGTTCACTTAATTCGATACCTCTTCCATCGGTAGTGGTAGGATGAATAACCAGAATGTGTCCTCCTCTTTTCTGAAGTTTTCAAGGAAAGTTATAAACTCTTTTCTCGAATACGGTCTTGCAGGAGGATTCTGTGGGTCTGTGAAGTCTTTAGCTTCTCTTACAGTTATTTCATGGAATAACCAACCTATCCCTTTTAGAATATCCCATAACTCCTCATTCGCAAGTGCGCTTAATACTTGAATATTTAAAGGATGGTCGTAAAGGAGTTTAAATTCATTCAGAAAGTATTCAGCATCTCTGTAACCAGGGGGGCGAGATTTATTGATGAAGATCCTTTCCAGAATTAGCTTATTGATCGAAGCGAGC
Proteins encoded:
- the speB gene encoding agmatinase translates to MTYREFFMANDPLITMVREGVPSIAKVFGVPFDATSTYRPGSRFGANAIREAFMNIEIYSTKLGIDLEELTIEDLGNLRYTTSVEKMVYSVEKVVSELVSEKVTFAMLGGEHTATFGAYSALPNDCALVIFDAHLDLRDSYADLRLSHATFLRRLLENRGAQNAIIVGARAASGEEWRIADKIGLTIVSTNSLYTLKNHQKLLEDFLSEFSKVYVSIDLDVLDPAYAPAVSNPEPMGISTFQLLELLYTLEGKEIVGFDIMELSPPYDNGSTACVAAKLLAELICLSYLYKAKQRSHIK
- a CDS encoding serine/threonine protein phosphatase, giving the protein MNDSRFVEFGLNPSDTPFKGVGSLLNEFKNRALEHNYEDMLNLLDSIKGSIKKFSTHVVEGALVYIQSDDRLIVLGDIHGDLDTLVRILEGSNLDEILRSKAGLILFLGDYIDRGQYSLEVLYLLISLKSLYPDRVILLRGNHEPPPNLIPHPHDLPYQARLRYGIRGREVYNALMDFFQYLPASGVDLRGVFYVHGGIPIKAPSLIEISKASENLSLMEELLWNDPVEHIDEWEPSFRGAGFHFGKKVTESFLKNNRLSFIVSGHRPCEGFMLNHGGKVLTIFSRKGEPYYNSKVAYLDLPAGSIKGEIQDYVVLIE